The genomic stretch ATCTTATAAACTTGAGCACCGGCAGCGAAATAGCCAGAGTATCCGCACTGAATCCGCAGACAAAATACGGGGCCGACGTTATTTCAAGAATAAATTTGGCTTCCGAGACGCCGGATGGATTGGAAAAACTTCACGCAGAAGTGATAAATGAAATCAACAATTTAATCGACAAGGCATTGAGAGGTACCGATTTTAAGCGAGAGGACATTTACGCAGTTACAACAGTGGGCAATACGACCATGCAGCACCTGTTTTTAAAGGTGCAGCCAAAGCACCTGGCCTTAGCTCCCTACGTGCCCGTTTTTTCAGAGCCGATGGTCGTGGATGCGAGTGAACTTGGTATTGACATCAACCCGAACGGCAAGGTTTTTACACTGCCGAACATTGCCGGGTTTGTAGGGGCGGACACGGTGGGCGCGGCCCTGGCATGCGAGATGGACAAGTACGATGACCTCAGGCTGCTGATAGATATAGGTACTAATGGAGAGATGGTGCTCGGCACTAAAGAAAGGCTCTTTGCCTGTTCCACTGCTGCAGGGCCCGCCTTTGAAGGTGCTCACATAGCTTGCGGCATGAGAGGGGCGACTGGAGCTATAGATCATGCGAAAATAGACGGAGAAGTAAAGTACACGGTGATAGGCGGGGTTGAGCCTGTAGGTATATGCGGGTCTGGACTTTTGGATATTGTGGCGGAGCTTCTGAAAGTGGGCATCGTGGACAAAAAAGGAAGAATCCTTAAGCCCGAGGAACTTTCCGGGGAAGGGGAAATTTACAAAGATAGAATTAGAGAGATAAACGGAATAAGAGCATTTATTATTAAGGAGAATACATCGACCGGGCAGCCTGTGTATATAAACCAGAAAGATATAAGGGAGCTGCAGCTTGCTAAAGGAGCCATAGCCGCCGGAATTGAAATTTTATTAAATACTTTCGGGGCTAAAGTGGGAGACATAAAGGAAGTATTTCTTGCGGGGGCTTTCGGGAATTATCTGAACCCCGAGAGCGCGTGTAAGATAGGACTCATACCGCCCGAACTGGAAGGTAGGATTAAACCAGTTGGTAATGCCGCCGGGACCGGGGCAAAACTTGCGCTTGTGTCCGAAAAAGAATACGAGCGAGCACTTGCACTTTCCCGGAAGATCCATTATATAGAACTCAGCGCGGTGAGCGAATTCAGCCGGATTTTTGCCAAGAAAATAGAATTTTAATTAATAGGTTCGATTTTTTCCGCAACCACCGTCCTGCGGCCATCGTCGTTAAAATCCACCCAGCCCTCCACCGCCACTACCGAGCCGGTGTAAATATAAGGTTCGAACAAGGTCAATTTTTGCGGGAAAACGACAAATTCTACCGAACCGGTCAGGTCTTCCAAACGGGCGAAGACCATGCGCTTTCCGCTGCGGGTTCTGCCGGACCTGGGGTCCAGCACTATGCCGGCGAGTCTTACATTTTGCCGCTGGCATATTTCTTCGATTTCGGAAACCGTATGGGTAGATACTTGCCGTTTTTCTGCCACAAACTCCATAGGGTGGGCCGTTATGTAATAGCCCATCGCCATTACTTCCTGGGCCAGCTTTTGAGAAGGAGTGAAATCTTCGATATCCAGTTCCGCTACCATTGCTTGAATGTCCGAGATTTCGTCTATGAGGCAGAGCTGCCTTTCGTGCGCTGGTTGTTTTTCGGAAAGCAGCCATTTCAAAGATATAAGCAACGATGCCCTCGGTATGCCGAAAGAATCGAAAGCTCCGGATAATATAAGAGATTCTAAGACCTTGGCGTTTATAATTTTGCGGTCCACCCTGTGGCAAAAATCAAAGAAGCTTTCAAATGGACCGTCCCGGCGTGTCTTTAAAATTTCTTCGATTCCGCGGGGTCCCAGGTTT from Caldanaerovirga acetigignens encodes the following:
- a CDS encoding ASKHA domain-containing protein, with the translated sequence MNVYKVTILPDNIQISVQENSTLKKVFTENGIKFEFPCGGMGKCKKCKVRVISKNSSEEVLACQYKVVEEVKVEISKKEQKYEILSEGVEKKVALDPLIKKQYRELPLPSLEDNRDDWKRLDNIGLKPKLRILRELPEILRKSNYKVTVSIWNDEVLAVEKGDTSRELLGMAFDIGTTTIAGYLINLSTGSEIARVSALNPQTKYGADVISRINLASETPDGLEKLHAEVINEINNLIDKALRGTDFKREDIYAVTTVGNTTMQHLFLKVQPKHLALAPYVPVFSEPMVVDASELGIDINPNGKVFTLPNIAGFVGADTVGAALACEMDKYDDLRLLIDIGTNGEMVLGTKERLFACSTAAGPAFEGAHIACGMRGATGAIDHAKIDGEVKYTVIGGVEPVGICGSGLLDIVAELLKVGIVDKKGRILKPEELSGEGEIYKDRIREINGIRAFIIKENTSTGQPVYINQKDIRELQLAKGAIAAGIEILLNTFGAKVGDIKEVFLAGAFGNYLNPESACKIGLIPPELEGRIKPVGNAAGTGAKLALVSEKEYERALALSRKIHYIELSAVSEFSRIFAKKIEF